Proteins from a genomic interval of Crassostrea angulata isolate pt1a10 chromosome 7, ASM2561291v2, whole genome shotgun sequence:
- the LOC128192797 gene encoding uncharacterized protein LOC128192797: MSLDSGIGSLDMSSGCSDELVARRLFVFIKDNLIFESLQDGLMQKKLLSEREKEEYVCSNCARHYWSERLLKLIIRKKRCKEFVAFICQMSCHKHVSEKILEVQEKAKGETLKAANGAVQRRLNLTLTHELLQRHFACLYMELEPREIADEMFQAGHLTVFDHDNVTESNQRYKRLSFLLNILMKKELYAQLVCTLQSLGYRSVLDTLQKDRKLKNKPSEYSTCIQHNFTLLQENIPCFGDARFLMEHELDPTNISDIESCKNAVRKISKLLKILLIRGKSACKEFFRVMEVDLKSEDLIQKMKYKSAEIKRRGKPNLNQRHRSLRTPCLQEHEEFLNEELEPLDISDLLFEEGAMEISAHDKITETSRRQKQMKYLLETVNGNENDCFHFFLYILQKEGYESILEELKKSAPGAVGAVPHEQSENLRLSLRVAREPDDVVNGDIHMRLSVGGRTGTQVEQVLQDSHSSSTEILEEAILHGVVDIRGVSSGSIVLQLRPVTDQAVQTLLNVRDNNRLVEMIVGMLKKVNIASMMDGTEPLEIKVQVYKANPVGKISKAEDAEPIKKRLKAHRNVLVSELEPRAIAHVLSKSKAFAKSAIDSVLNADSCNDRVENLLSLVEDGDFEVVKEFVTALKDLGYSSIVELIDPPDIHNRAENIRKMITSNYKNILEEMQMKLAKETLSKCVGDVDEIREKILPKNGNRKKRMSSFLQFILQDDHNVIEFEKMLRNNDLEDLLKIDENVQGEHIPTQGIELTFVEDRIHSSSEGVLFEAVITLSQTVKSDRKIQQKVGKVLEETGGQQGETGAKQLDIDFEKMHLDESPPRPQRLDMTPTSPDIPLKGNESISSVSSSTSLKSIISDAEEDKNPGKTFTKNVPSLKKKKNVVKTFGHEERFDPQKEADVPLPPVRKSALYDELSKKGADFAGSSAFPTYQTVLSQTYKLVAAIDFGTTYSGYAFSWKKDPANFVTLKSSSSDKLSEKEPSVLLMDRSEHLVDFGQEAVLKYKEFCEEKLQQDYFYFSNFKMTLHRNENLSRKTIIQDDKGRECLAVTVFSLSIKYFKERLLHQLDKSKDHCSNEDIRWVLTVPAIWGEQAKQLMQESAEMAGISQHKLMLALEPEVAAVFVKEIQIERQADELSKYRPGKKFLVMDLGGGTADLTAMEVVDDGSLKQLHRACGGDWGGNKVNDNFFKFLGSVFGHSVIKECEERYRSDFLDLQKEIEVMKRKFGKGDYMYNSPPKFQIPYMYQTFIKEHHKMELKAIVANSEFSQDAFLSDNGKLKLSAKLIETLLFNPVVNCIKQETENVLHELRGQIQDIMMVGGFSESEFVYQTIKESFPRTKLLRANEAGLAVLKGAVLYGHSPGVISSRRCAFTYGVGLYRVFLKGHDPEDLKCKIQGEDNIPVFVKMVTVGDEVGIGETFDLDEEIFPVKKDAPQMSFKIYRSALDNPVYIDESSIQIGKLTVKNITSSVRISLCFGLTQITVMAVNTDTKENAIAELDLLGEL; encoded by the exons ATGTCTCTTG ATTCAGGTATTGGATCTCTTGATATGTCCTCAG GGTGCTCTGATGAATTAGTTGCGAGAAGATTATTTGTGTTCATAAAAGACAATCTTATTTTTGAGTCTCTCCAAGATggattaatgcaaaaaaagttattaaGTGAGAGAGAAAAGGAAGAATATGTCTGTTCAAATTGTGCCAGGCATTACTGGAGTGAAAGACTCCTTAAACTGATTATCAGGAAGAAAAGATGTAAAGAATTTGTTGCATTCATATGTCAAATGTCCTGTCATAAGCATGTCTCAGAGAAAATTCTGGAGGTTCAGGAAAAAGCTAAAGGAGAGACACTGAAGGCAGCAAATG GTGCTGTGCAGAGAAGACTTAATTTAACACTCACACATGAATTGCTGCAGAGACATTTTGCTTGTCTTTACATGGAGCTTGAGCCAAGAGAAATTGCGGACGAAATGTTTCAAGCAGGCCACTTGACTGTCTTTGACCATGATAATGTCACAGAATCTAACCAAAGATATAAGCGACTGAGTTTTCTTcttaatattttgatgaaaaaagaaTTGTATGCACAATTAGTGTGTACACTGCAATCCTTGGGGTATAGGTCTGTTCTGGACACCTTGCAAAAAGATagaaaattaaagaacaaaCCCT CTGAATACTCAACTTGCATACAACATAACTTTACTCTCCTCCAAGAGAATATCCCTTGCTTTGGCGATGCAAGATTCCTTATGGAACATGAGCTTGATCCGACAAACATCTCGGACATAGAAAGCTGTAAAAATGCAGTCCGCAAGATATCCAAACTACTGAAAATACTGTTGATAAGAGGGAAATCTGCTTGCAAGGAATTTTTCAGGGTAATGGAAGTGGATTTGAAAAGCGAAGACTTAatacagaaaatgaaatataaaagtgCAGAAATTAAACGGAGAG GTAAGCCTAATTTGAATCAAAGACATAGAAGTCTAAGAACACCATGTCTTCAAGaacatgaagaatttttaaatgagGAGCTTGAGCCTTTAGATATAAGTGACCTATTGTTTGAAGAGGGAGCCATGGAGATTTCTGCTCATGACAAAATTACAGAGACTAGCAGGCGGCAGAAACAGATGAAATATCTCCTAGAAACAGTGAATGGGAACGAAAATGACTGCTTCCATTTTTTCCTGtacattttacaaaaagaagGGTATGAAAGTATTTTAGAAGAGCTCAAGAAGTCTGCCCCGGGAGCTGTAGGAGCAg tgCCACATGAACAATCAGAAAACTTGAGATTATCACTCAGGGTTGCAAGAGAACCAG aTGATGTAGTAAATGGAGATATACACATGCGATTGTCAGTAGGGGGTCGAACTGGAACTCAGGTGGAACAAGTGTTACAAGATAGTCATTCCTCTAGTACTGAGATCCTGGAGGAAGCCATTTTGCATGGGGTAGTCGACATTAGAGGTGTTTCTTCTGGTTCCATTGTACTTCAGTTGAGACCAGTGACTGACCAAGCAGTTCAAACTTTGCTCAATGTCAGAGACAACAACAGATTAGTGGAAATGATTGTTGGAATGCTTAAAAAGGTCAATATTGCCAGTATGATGGATGGAACAGAACCACTGGAAATCAAGGTGCAGGTTTATAAAGCAAACCCTG tGGGTAAAATTTCAAAGGCAGAAGATGCAGAACCGATCAAAAAGCGATTAAAAGCCCACAGGAATGTACTGGTCTCTGAGTTAGAGCCCAGGGCTATAGCTCATGTACTATCCAAATCTAAAGCCTTTGCTAAAAGTGCCATAGACTCTGTTCTTAATGCTGATAGCTGTAATGATAGAGTTGAAAATCTTTTGTCCTTGGTTGAGGATGGTGATTTTGAGGTTGTGAAGGAGTTTGTGACTGCCTTGAAGGATCTTGGTTATAGTAGTATTGTGGAGTTGATTGATCCACCTGACATTCACAACAGAGCAG aaaatataaggaaaatgaTTACGTCTAATTACAAAAATATCCTGGAGGAAATGCAGATGAAATTAGCCAAAGAAACATTGTCAAAATGCGTTGGAGATGTTGATGAAATTAGAGAgaaaattttgccaaaaaatggaAACCGTAAAAAGAGGATGAGTAGCTTTCTTCAGTTCATTCTCCAAGACGATCACAATGTGATTGAATTTGAGAAAATGTTGAGGAACAATGATTTGGAGGACCTTCTGAAAATAGATGAAAATGTTCAGGGAGAGCATATACCTACACAAGGCATAG AATTGACGTTTGTTGAAGACCGAATCCATTCATCCTCAGAGGGAGTCCTCTTTGAGGCAGTTATCACCTTGTCACAAACTG TAAAAAGTGACAGAAAAATCCAACAAAAAGTCGGCAAAGTATTGGAGGAAACAGGAGGCCAACAGGGGGAAACTGGAGCAAAGCAGCTGGATATTGACTTTGAGAAGATGCATCTTGATGAATCACCACCACGACCACAGAGACTAGACATGACACCTACTAGCCCAGACATTCCACTAAAAGGAAATGAGAGTATAAGTTCTGTTTCATCTTCAACATCTCTTAAATCCATTATTTCTGATGCAGAGGAAGATAAGAATCCCGGTAAAACTTTCACCAAAAATGTTCcgtcattgaaaaaaaagaaaaatgttgttAAGACCTTTGGTCATGAAGAGAGGTTTGATCCACAGAAGGAAGCCGATGTACCTTTACCTCCAGTCAGAAAATCTGCTTTGTATGATGAATTATCAAAAAAGGGTGCAGACTTTGCTGGCTCTTCAGCTTTCCCCACATACCAAACAG taCTATCGCAGACTTATAAGCTTGTTGCAGCTATAGACTTTGGGACAACATATTCTGGATATGCCTTTTCTTGGAAAAAAGATCCTGCCAATTTTGTCACCCTTAAAAGCTCAAGCTCAGACAAGCTTTCAGAGAAAGAGCCATCAGTTCTACTTATGGACAGGTCTGAGCACCTAGTTGATTTTGGACAGGAAGCGGTGTTGAAGTACAAAGAATTTTGTGAAGAAAAGTTACAGCAAGATTATTTCTACTTTAGCAATTTTAAGATGACTCTTCACAGAAATGAG AATCTTAGCAGAAAAACAATCATTCAGGATGATAAAGGCAGGGAGTGCTTGGCAGTGACGGTATTTTCCTTGTCCATCAAGTACTTCAAGGAGAGGCTTTTGCATCAGCTTGATAAATCAAAGGACCACTGCTCTAATGAAGATATTCGCTGGGTGTTAACTGTCCCAGCAATTTGGGGTGAACAAGCAAAGCAGTTGATGCAAGAAAGTGCTGAAATG GCTGGAATCTCTCAACATAAGTTGATGCTTGCCTTAGAGCCAGAAGTAGCTGCTGTGTTTGTGAAAGAGATCCAGATAGAGCGACAGGCAGACGAGTTGTCAAAGTACAGACCAGGAAAGAAATTCCTTGTCATGGATCTTGGAG GGGGAACAGCTGACCTGACAGCAATGGAGGTTGTGGATGATGGCTCCTTGAAACAGCTTCACCGTGCCTGTGGGGGGGACTGGGGAGGAAACAAGGTCAATGACAACTTCTTCAAATTTCTGGGGAGCGTATTTGGGCATTCTGTCATAAAAGAATGTGAAGAACGTTACCGATCTGATTTCCTCGATTTGCAAAAAGAAATTGAGGTTATGAAAAGGAAATTTGGCAAAGGTGACTACATGTATAACTCACCTCCGAAATTTCAAATTCCTTACATGTACCAAACATTCATAAAAGAACATCACAAAATGGAGCTAAAAGCAATAGTTGCTAACTCAGAATTTTCTCAAGATGCCTTTTTGAGTGATAATGGCAAGCTTAAGTTGTCTGCAAAATTGATAGAAACCTTACTGTTCAATCCAGTGGTCAATTGCATCAAACAAGAAACAGAAAATGTCTTGCATGAACTGAGAGGTCAGATCCAAGATATAATGATGGTGGGTGGATTCTCTGAGTCTGAATTTGTCTATCAGACAATCAAGGAATCCTTCCCTCGTACGAAGCTCCTCAGAGCTAATGAAGCAGGGTTGGCTGTTTTGAAAGGAGCTGTGTTATATGGACACAGTCCTGGTGTTATATCATCTAGGAGATGTGCCTTTACCTATGGGGTGGGGCTTTACCGAGTATTTTTGAAAGGTCATGACCCTGAGGATTTGAAGTGCAAGATTCAAGGGGAGGACAATATTCCTGTATTTGTTAAAATGGTAACTGTTGGTGATGAAGTTGGAATTGGGGAGACTTTTGACCTAGATGAAGAAATTTTCCCTGTGAAAAAAGATGCACCTCAGATGTCATTCAAGATATATAGATCTGCTTTGGATAATCCAGTTTATATTGACGAATCAAGCATTCAAATTGGTAAGCTGACAGTGAAGAACATCACCAGTAGTGTGAGGATTTCTCTGTGCTTTGGACTGACACAGATCACAGTGATGGCAGTGAACACTGACACCAAAGAAAACGCAATAGCTGAACTAGACCTTCTGGGCGAGCTCTAG
- the LOC128157038 gene encoding heat shock 70 kDa protein 12A-like, which produces MSGLEEIPEEMPTEPGSGLEELPDDVFEERQRPVKESSKIKMVAAMDFGTTYSGYAFKLIGIENHKNIYVKSWNEEAGGGCLPSEKAPTCVLLEANGDFQSFGYTAEREFSECEDPKNWRFFKHFKMILHRDEGLCSKTTIKDSNGKEISARLVFTHCIKFMKDDLMKMVERKKVDTEFKTENIRWVITVPAIWEEPAKQFMREAAREAGIEGDNLLLALEPEAASIYVKEMNVEVHTDMNQSRLSAFSPKTKYMIVDLGGGTVDVTVREVLPDRSLKEITKASGGAWGGLHVNQRFYQFIEDLVGNKLMEKFREQHPAAQLDLEREIEQKKRNLTGDEHKRILIKLPGELIELFEKTKGKSLSDFAMSSGRYREKLEMTFEKLRISLEVTMDMFKPAVNSILRHVEELVSDPVTEGLKNIILVGGFSDCKIIQKAMREKFKDFRVVIPQEAGLAVLQGAVLFGENPLIVSERVSPFTYGTRQLRYFLDGDPPEYRTEIDGTPFCKNVFNVLARSGQTFRVGQRVTTEVSPVKPNQTVMPVNVYQSNNPDQMYVDDDCREIGTMIVDMPDTTGGLDRIVDVSLAFGDTELHVTGRDRSSKEKVSVTIDLLKNN; this is translated from the exons ATGTCTGGGTTGGAGGAAATACCAGAGGAGATGCCAACTGAACCAGGGTCTGGATTAGAGGAGTTACCAGATGACGTGTTTGAAGAGAGACAACGTCCGGTCAAAGAATcctctaaaattaaaatggtggCCGCAATGGACTTTGGAACTACATATTCCGGTTATGCATTTAAATTAATAGGAATCGAAAACCACAAGAATATTTACGTCAAATCGTGGAACGAGGAGGCAGGTGGCGGCTGTTTGCCCTCCGAGAAAGCTCCAACGTGTGTTCTGTTAGAGGCTAATGGAGACTTTCAGTCCTTTGGTTACACAGCAGAAAGAGAATTTAGTGAATGTGAAGATCCAAAAAACTGGCGGTTTTTCaagcattttaaaatgatattgcaCAGAGACGAA GGACTGTGCAGCAAGACCACAATTAAAGATTCGAATGGAAAAGAAATTTCGGCGAGACTTGTTTTTACTCACTGCATTAAGTTCATGAAAGATGATTTAATGAAAATGGTCGAGAGGAAGAAAGTTGACACTGAGTTTAAGACGGAGAACATCAGATGGGTGATAACGGTTCCCGCCATCTGGGAAGAGCCCGCCAAACAGTTCATGCGTGAAGCCGCTCGGGAA GCTGGAATCGAGGGAGATAACCTACTTCTGGCGCTGGAACCTGAGGCTGCTTCTATCTACGTCAAAGAAATGAATGTTGAGGTTCATACTGATATGAATCAGTCCAGGCTATCGGCCTTTTCTCCCAAAACCAAGTACATGATCGTCGACTTAGGCG GAGGGACCGTTGACGTTACAGTGCGCGAAGTCCTACCGGACAGATCCCTGAAGGAGATCACAAAGGCCAGCGGAGGGGCGTGGGGAGGCCTACACGTCAACCAGCGGTTCTACCAATTCATAGAAGATCTGGTGGGCAACAAATTGATGGAAAAATTCAGAGAGCAACATCCTGCAGCTCAATTAGACCTGGAACGAGAAATCGAACAGAAAAAGAGGAATTTGACGGGTGATGAACACAAAAGAATTTTGATAAAGCTGCCCGGTGAACTGATAGAGTTATTTGAAAAGACCAAGGGAAAAAGTTTGAGTGACTTTGCTATGTCATCAGGTCGATACAGAGAAAAACTTGAAATGACATTTGAAAAGCTGCGAATAAGTTTAGAAGTAACGATGGACATGTTCAAACCAGCCGTAAACAGCATATTGCGTCACGTCGAAGAACTGGTGTCGGACCCTGTCACTGAAggcttaaaaaatatcattctgGTTGGCGGGTTTTCAGATTGCAAAATTATCCAGAAAGCCATGAGGGAAAAGTTTAAGGACTTCAGGGTTGTCATCCCACAGGAAGCTGGGCTAGCTGTTTTGCAGGGTGCAGTGTTGTTCGGAGAGAACCCACTTATTGTTTCAGAGAGAGTCAGCCCTTTCACCTATGGCACCCGGCAGCTCCGTTACTTCCTAGACGGAGATCCTCCGGAATATAGGACGGAGATTGACGGGACCCCCTTTTGTAAGAATGTGTTTAACGTCCTCGCCAGGAGTGGGCAGACATTTCGAGTGGGACAGAGAGTCACCACCGAAGTGTCCCCCGTGAAGCCAAATCAGACGGTAATGCCAGTGAACGTTTACCAGTCAAACAATCCGGACCAAATGTATGTGGATGACGACTGCAGAGAAATTGGAACAATGATCGTTGACATGCCAGATACCACTGGTGGCCTTGACCGGATTGTGGATGTGTCCTTGGCCTTCGGCGACACGGAATTACATGTGACCGGAAGAGACCGATCCTCGAAAGAGAAAGTGTCGGTGACTATTGACTTGctgaaaaataattaa